One Chitinophagaceae bacterium C216 genomic window carries:
- the ansB gene encoding putative L-asparaginase periplasmic, producing MAVRIFITGGTFDKEYNMLSGQLYFKDTHLPELLEKGRNTVPVEIRTLMMIDSLEMTDEDRELIAYQCEQCEETQIIITHGTDTMDKTAKVLAEKVKNKTIVITGAMIPIKFGSSDGLFNLGSALAFVQTLPHGVYVAMNGRYFNWDNVRKNKQTGVFEELRKA from the coding sequence ATGGCGGTCAGAATATTTATAACAGGAGGAACTTTTGATAAGGAATATAACATGCTCTCCGGGCAGCTATACTTTAAAGATACTCATTTACCAGAGCTGTTGGAAAAAGGTCGTAATACTGTTCCTGTTGAAATACGCACCCTGATGATGATTGACAGTTTGGAGATGACCGATGAAGATCGTGAGCTGATTGCTTATCAATGCGAGCAATGTGAAGAAACACAAATCATCATTACACATGGCACCGATACTATGGATAAAACAGCCAAAGTGTTGGCTGAAAAAGTCAAAAACAAAACGATTGTAATTACCGGCGCCATGATTCCTATTAAGTTTGGAAGCTCCGATGGATTATTCAATCTAGGAAGTGCATTAGCATTTGTACAAACACTCCCTCACGGTGTTTATGTAGCTATGAACGGCCGATACTTTAACTGGGACAATGTTCGCAAAAACAAACAAACCGGCGTTTTTGAAGAACTAAGAAAGGCCTGA
- the paoC gene encoding Aldehyde oxidoreductase molybdenum-binding subunit PaoC: MAFFDEPFDIVPSEGRVEGIAKVTGKAKYAAEYNIEGLCYAVLVDSTIASGTIKSIHTEKAKQVAGVLDIITHQHKPFVPGFADEVKIKETRFGLPVFHTDKIYFKGQPIAMVIAETLEDATYAASLITAEYESAPFKVDFEKEHLHHPLVAAGRERGSMDAWNNTPLVIEAEYNIKAEVHNPMEMHATIAHWISDNQLKLYDKNQGVNNVQRTFARVFNIPEKNIEVVSEYVGGGFGSGLRVWPHAIATAMAAKQVQRPVKLMLTRPQMFYSVGYRPASWQKVKMGADEKGNIIGVWHAAKHSTSVYETFTEGITRVTRLIYKFPNLKTESAVVPLNLSTPTWMRGPGDCTGAFAIESAIDELSYKLNMDPVALRLQNLSLDKNPDNGLPWSTNYLNECIEKGAALINWSQRKAQPRALKEGDWFIGYGMALGMWNAGRNNASAGIEMQQDGSITVQTAMTDIGTGTATGMYNIAHESTGIPRNKIKVELGHSSLPPAPSQGGSTGLSSISGAVVAVCNALKLKLAEYAAAINEKYKTATEKDILLGDTGISYQTPNNEFVSYQQLWAQHNLKTIYVEASSGPGEERRQYAFCSGAAHFCKVKVHPSTGKVKIERMVCVADGGKIVNEKAAANQISGAAVGGIGMALMEEQIADANLGGLIGHDFAGYHFPVNADAPIIEVAFIGKPDANINPTGAKGLGEVGIIGVAAAIANAIYNASGKRLRDLPITPDKIVTAS, from the coding sequence ATGGCATTCTTTGATGAACCATTCGATATAGTCCCTAGCGAAGGAAGAGTAGAAGGCATTGCCAAAGTAACCGGCAAAGCCAAATACGCTGCAGAATACAATATAGAGGGACTGTGTTATGCCGTATTGGTAGATAGCACCATTGCATCAGGAACTATAAAAAGCATCCATACAGAAAAAGCTAAACAAGTAGCAGGAGTCTTAGACATCATTACACATCAACATAAACCTTTTGTACCAGGTTTTGCCGACGAAGTCAAAATTAAAGAAACACGTTTCGGCTTACCCGTGTTTCACACTGATAAAATTTATTTCAAGGGGCAGCCCATTGCCATGGTCATTGCCGAAACCCTCGAAGACGCTACATATGCAGCCTCTCTCATTACAGCCGAATATGAGTCGGCTCCTTTTAAAGTAGATTTCGAAAAAGAACATCTCCATCACCCTCTGGTCGCAGCCGGAAGAGAACGGGGGTCTATGGATGCATGGAATAATACACCTCTTGTGATAGAGGCGGAGTACAACATAAAAGCAGAAGTGCATAACCCCATGGAAATGCATGCGACCATTGCACATTGGATATCGGACAATCAACTTAAACTCTACGATAAAAACCAGGGTGTAAACAACGTGCAGCGCACTTTTGCACGAGTCTTTAATATTCCTGAAAAAAACATTGAAGTAGTGAGTGAGTATGTTGGAGGAGGTTTTGGTTCCGGACTACGTGTGTGGCCTCATGCCATTGCGACGGCCATGGCTGCAAAGCAAGTCCAGCGTCCTGTAAAGCTAATGCTGACTCGTCCGCAAATGTTTTACTCGGTAGGATATCGACCGGCTTCATGGCAAAAAGTGAAAATGGGTGCCGACGAAAAAGGCAACATCATCGGCGTATGGCATGCCGCTAAGCATAGTACTTCGGTGTATGAAACCTTCACAGAAGGCATTACACGTGTAACCAGATTGATCTATAAATTCCCTAATCTGAAAACAGAATCTGCCGTTGTACCCTTAAACCTTTCCACACCTACATGGATGAGAGGTCCAGGTGATTGCACAGGAGCCTTTGCTATTGAAAGTGCTATAGATGAACTGAGTTATAAATTAAACATGGACCCTGTGGCGCTTCGTTTGCAAAATCTGTCTTTAGACAAAAATCCCGATAATGGCCTGCCGTGGTCTACTAATTATCTTAATGAATGTATCGAAAAAGGAGCAGCACTCATCAATTGGTCACAACGAAAAGCTCAGCCCCGAGCCCTCAAAGAAGGCGATTGGTTTATTGGTTATGGTATGGCTTTGGGCATGTGGAATGCCGGACGTAATAATGCCAGCGCAGGTATAGAAATGCAGCAAGACGGCAGCATTACGGTTCAAACAGCTATGACAGACATTGGTACCGGTACCGCTACAGGCATGTATAACATTGCTCATGAAAGCACCGGTATTCCTCGCAATAAAATAAAAGTAGAACTAGGACACTCCTCACTACCGCCAGCACCCAGTCAGGGCGGTAGCACAGGTTTATCTTCGATAAGTGGAGCTGTAGTGGCGGTATGTAATGCCTTGAAGCTAAAGTTAGCTGAATACGCAGCGGCCATCAATGAAAAGTATAAAACCGCAACCGAAAAAGATATATTACTCGGCGACACCGGCATTTCTTACCAAACACCCAATAACGAATTTGTTTCCTATCAGCAGTTATGGGCTCAACATAATCTTAAAACTATTTATGTGGAAGCTAGCTCCGGTCCTGGGGAAGAAAGAAGACAGTACGCCTTCTGCTCGGGCGCAGCTCACTTCTGTAAAGTAAAAGTACATCCTTCCACAGGAAAAGTGAAAATAGAAAGAATGGTTTGTGTGGCCGATGGAGGTAAGATTGTGAATGAAAAAGCAGCCGCCAATCAGATATCAGGAGCCGCAGTGGGCGGAATAGGAATGGCTTTGATGGAAGAACAAATCGCAGATGCCAACCTAGGAGGTTTGATAGGCCACGATTTTGCCGGATATCATTTTCCGGTAAATGCCGATGCACCTATTATTGAAGTAGCTTTCATTGGAAAACCGGATGCAAACATTAATCCTACAGGTGCAAAAGGATTGGGAGAAGTAGGTATCATAGGTGTTGCTGCAGCCATTGCCAATGCTATTTACAACGCTTCCGGCAAACGATTGAGAGATTTGCCCATTACGCCAGATAAGATTGTTACAGCTTCTTAA
- the paoB gene encoding Aldehyde oxidoreductase FAD-binding subunit PaoB, with protein sequence MRPFSFNKSANITQALTIKKDNTQFIAGGTNLVDLMKKHIAQPENLIDITDVLSDKIENTDNGIRIGAMVRNSALTTDNKILSDYPLIAKAVFAGASAQIRNMASTGGNLLQRTRCPYFYDVSTPCNKRTPGSGCSALQGDNRMSAIIGYSEHCVAVHPSDLCVALAALEARVNIIDKKQKASVIPFKDFHRLPGSEPHLDHNLPSHALITSIDISRNPFNKHCAYLKLRDRDSYAFALVSVAAALHIESNKIMEARLASGGVAHKPWRWLASEAYLKGKEPSIEHFAKAAAIAADEVKPLAGNAFKVPLLKGAIETALQNCLRN encoded by the coding sequence ATGAGACCTTTCAGCTTTAACAAATCAGCCAATATTACCCAGGCGTTAACGATAAAGAAAGACAATACGCAATTTATTGCAGGTGGCACCAATTTGGTGGACCTAATGAAGAAGCACATCGCACAGCCTGAGAATTTGATAGATATCACCGATGTGCTTTCCGATAAAATAGAAAACACTGATAATGGCATACGCATCGGCGCTATGGTGCGCAACAGTGCTTTAACCACAGATAACAAAATTCTTTCTGACTATCCACTCATCGCTAAAGCCGTGTTTGCCGGTGCATCCGCACAAATTCGCAACATGGCCAGCACCGGAGGTAATTTGTTGCAACGCACGCGTTGCCCTTATTTCTACGACGTAAGTACTCCCTGCAACAAACGAACGCCGGGCTCAGGCTGCAGTGCGCTCCAAGGTGATAATCGCATGAGCGCTATCATTGGTTACAGCGAGCATTGTGTGGCGGTACATCCTTCTGATTTATGTGTAGCGTTGGCGGCTTTAGAAGCACGCGTAAATATTATCGACAAAAAACAAAAAGCATCCGTAATTCCGTTTAAAGATTTTCACCGTTTGCCGGGCAGCGAACCGCATCTGGATCACAACTTACCGTCACATGCCTTGATTACTTCTATAGACATAAGTCGCAATCCATTTAACAAACATTGTGCATACTTAAAGCTGCGCGATCGCGACTCTTATGCATTTGCATTGGTATCCGTAGCAGCAGCCTTGCATATTGAAAGTAACAAAATCATGGAAGCCCGCTTAGCATCGGGAGGTGTAGCGCATAAACCTTGGAGATGGTTAGCTTCCGAAGCTTATTTAAAAGGCAAAGAACCAAGTATTGAGCACTTTGCAAAAGCGGCTGCCATTGCAGCCGACGAGGTAAAACCGCTAGCTGGCAATGCATTCAAAGTGCCGTTGCTGAAAGGCGCCATTGAAACGGCTTTGCAAAATTGTTTACGTAATTAA
- the paoA gene encoding Aldehyde oxidoreductase iron-sulfur-binding subunit PaoA, with product MKSSRRSFLKISGALAALAALPSSVKAFYKDVKNFIIPPKHTTPISITVNKKTYKVTADTRTTLLDLLREQLHLTGAKKGCDHGQCGACTVHIKGKHVLSCLTLAAQAAGKEVTTIEGLAEGDKLHPMQKAFIECDGFQCGYCTPGQIMSAVACVNEGHTKSVAAIKEFMSGNLCRCGAYNGIVESIQKVAAL from the coding sequence ATGAAAAGTTCGCGTCGTTCTTTCCTAAAAATATCGGGAGCATTAGCAGCCTTGGCTGCATTACCTTCTTCCGTAAAAGCTTTTTATAAGGATGTTAAGAACTTTATCATCCCTCCCAAACATACAACGCCAATAAGCATTACGGTTAATAAAAAAACATATAAAGTAACCGCAGATACTCGAACAACGCTGTTGGACCTCTTAAGAGAGCAGCTACATCTTACAGGAGCTAAAAAAGGCTGTGACCATGGACAATGCGGAGCCTGTACAGTTCATATCAAAGGCAAACATGTTTTAAGTTGTCTCACACTGGCTGCACAAGCAGCTGGCAAGGAGGTTACCACCATCGAAGGCTTGGCCGAAGGCGATAAGCTGCATCCCATGCAAAAAGCATTTATCGAATGCGATGGCTTTCAGTGTGGCTATTGTACCCCGGGGCAGATTATGTCGGCTGTAGCCTGCGTAAACGAAGGCCATACCAAGTCCGTGGCCGCCATCAAAGAGTTCATGAGTGGTAATCTATGTCGTTGCGGAGCCTATAACGGTATTGTTGAATCAATTCAAAAAGTAGCCGCATTATGA
- the czcA gene encoding Cobalt-zinc-cadmium resistance protein CzcA: MKKLVQHIVTFSLRRASLILFLTFALLCYGIYSLKNTTIEAFPDVTNTRVRIITQWPGRSAEEVEKLVTLPVTKEMNTIPQKKQIRSVSLFGLSVVTVQFADTVDDFYAQQNVASKIGKVELPDGASFSIEPPSGATGEIFRYIIKSSLPLKETTTLQNWVIESELLSVPGVADVISFGGEEKIYEIRINPTELKNFDLSPLDVYEAVSKSNINVGGDIIQQGEQAYVVRGVGLLDKLEDIRNITIKLNGSTPILIKNVADVVMSSKPRLGQAGFNEMDDVVEGIVVMLRGENASEVIKHLKEKVNLLNEQLLPDGVKIVPVIDRTILVYSTVKTVSRNLIEGILLVALIVGIFLNNWKSTFIVASVIPLSFLFAIIMLKWQGMPANLISMGALDFGLLLEGTLVMVETIFVSLAAMQRALGAERFAKMSKSGIIRKQASSVASYISFALLILIVALLPIFSFQKVEGKMFIPLAYTLSYALLGSLLLSLTYVPAMCKYLFNQNIEEKENIITRFSHQLIYSLHLLSFRYKRLTLGAFCILLLICIVRFLNYGTEFLPQLNEGAIYIRATLPNSISLTTSTQLTKEMKELMLANCEEIDFILTQTGRPNDGTDPTGFFNVEFHVQLKNEKSWKRKITKAEIVQELRELLSQYPGINFGFSQPIQDNVEEYVAGVKSSLVVKIFGNDLEELENQAHKVANIIRTVNGITDVNVYKNIGLPELRIQLHDSKMAKYGIQTSDVQAVIAMTIGGQAANKFYEGDRHFDIVLRFQEDYRNSPEKIGNILIRTSNGNSIPLKEIASIGYKTGPAFIYREGNSRYSAVGFSIQGRDLGSTIAEAKAKVEKRMVLPKNQHMEWAGEFESKERATKQLMTVIPISLILILILLYSNFGNLRDTILSSITLPFAFIGGFLSIWITQTIFGISAGIGLIILFGVNTINALILITVMKEYLKKNSLLDAITKAVQSKIRPVLMIALMGSMGLLPAAMSNSMGSEIQKPLAIMIVGGMLISLVLSFTVIPILFYYTYRKITSPK, encoded by the coding sequence ATGAAAAAACTGGTACAACATATAGTCACTTTTTCACTGAGGCGAGCCTCATTAATCTTGTTCTTAACTTTTGCCTTATTATGCTATGGTATTTATTCCTTAAAGAATACTACCATTGAGGCATTCCCTGACGTGACCAATACACGTGTAAGAATCATTACACAATGGCCTGGTCGAAGTGCTGAGGAAGTTGAAAAATTGGTCACACTTCCAGTCACCAAGGAAATGAACACCATTCCCCAAAAAAAACAAATTCGCTCGGTATCTCTGTTTGGTTTATCCGTGGTGACAGTACAGTTTGCAGATACAGTTGATGATTTTTACGCCCAACAAAATGTTGCGAGCAAAATTGGAAAAGTAGAACTACCGGATGGTGCGTCTTTTAGCATAGAACCGCCTTCGGGAGCTACGGGCGAAATATTTCGATATATTATTAAAAGTAGTCTGCCTCTAAAAGAAACAACAACTCTTCAAAACTGGGTAATTGAAAGTGAGCTGTTGAGTGTACCGGGCGTAGCAGATGTTATTAGTTTTGGTGGAGAAGAAAAGATTTATGAAATACGTATCAATCCTACCGAATTAAAAAACTTTGATCTTTCTCCTTTAGATGTTTATGAAGCAGTATCTAAATCCAATATCAACGTAGGTGGAGATATTATTCAGCAGGGAGAACAAGCATATGTGGTTAGAGGTGTAGGACTTCTCGATAAATTAGAAGACATTAGAAATATTACTATAAAACTAAATGGCTCTACTCCCATTCTGATCAAAAATGTCGCCGATGTTGTAATGTCAAGTAAACCTCGTCTGGGACAAGCAGGGTTTAACGAAATGGACGATGTAGTAGAAGGCATTGTCGTTATGCTGCGAGGGGAAAACGCATCTGAAGTAATCAAACATCTAAAGGAGAAAGTCAATTTACTAAATGAACAGCTATTACCCGATGGTGTTAAAATCGTTCCCGTCATCGACCGTACCATCTTGGTATATAGCACCGTCAAAACAGTTTCGCGCAACTTAATCGAAGGCATTTTACTAGTAGCGTTAATTGTTGGTATCTTCCTTAATAATTGGAAATCCACTTTTATTGTTGCTTCTGTAATTCCTTTATCTTTTTTGTTTGCCATTATTATGCTGAAGTGGCAGGGCATGCCTGCCAATTTGATTTCCATGGGAGCTTTAGATTTTGGACTGCTATTAGAAGGAACTTTAGTAATGGTAGAAACAATTTTTGTTTCGCTTGCCGCCATGCAGCGAGCACTAGGTGCTGAGCGGTTTGCCAAAATGAGCAAGTCAGGTATCATTCGCAAACAAGCGAGCTCCGTAGCCTCATACATATCCTTTGCCTTATTGATTTTAATCGTTGCTTTATTACCTATTTTCTCCTTTCAAAAAGTAGAAGGCAAAATGTTCATTCCCTTAGCTTATACTTTGAGTTATGCCTTGTTAGGTTCTTTATTATTAAGCTTAACATACGTGCCCGCAATGTGTAAATATTTGTTCAATCAAAATATAGAAGAAAAAGAAAACATAATAACTCGGTTCTCTCATCAGCTTATTTATTCACTCCACCTACTTTCTTTTCGATATAAACGACTAACTCTTGGAGCTTTTTGTATATTGCTTCTTATATGTATTGTACGTTTTTTAAATTATGGTACCGAATTCTTGCCGCAACTTAATGAAGGTGCAATCTATATTAGAGCGACTTTACCTAATAGTATTAGCCTAACTACATCAACTCAGCTCACTAAAGAAATGAAAGAGCTAATGCTTGCCAATTGTGAAGAAATTGATTTCATTCTAACCCAAACCGGACGACCTAACGATGGAACTGATCCTACAGGCTTTTTTAATGTAGAGTTTCATGTCCAATTAAAAAACGAAAAATCATGGAAGCGTAAAATTACCAAAGCCGAAATTGTACAAGAACTAAGAGAACTATTATCTCAATACCCGGGAATCAATTTCGGCTTCAGCCAACCTATTCAAGATAATGTTGAAGAATATGTAGCGGGTGTAAAAAGCTCTTTGGTAGTCAAAATATTTGGAAACGATCTGGAAGAACTCGAAAACCAGGCGCATAAAGTAGCAAACATCATACGTACTGTAAATGGTATTACTGATGTAAACGTTTATAAAAACATAGGCCTGCCAGAATTGCGCATTCAACTACATGATTCTAAAATGGCAAAATATGGTATTCAGACGTCCGATGTGCAAGCAGTTATCGCTATGACTATTGGTGGTCAAGCTGCGAATAAATTTTATGAGGGGGATCGGCATTTTGATATCGTGTTACGCTTTCAAGAAGACTATCGCAATTCGCCAGAAAAAATTGGCAATATTCTCATTCGTACCTCCAATGGTAATAGTATTCCATTAAAGGAAATCGCTTCTATTGGTTATAAAACAGGACCTGCCTTTATTTATCGCGAAGGAAATAGTCGTTATAGTGCTGTAGGATTTAGCATTCAAGGACGAGATTTAGGTAGTACGATTGCTGAAGCCAAGGCTAAAGTTGAAAAAAGAATGGTATTACCTAAAAATCAACACATGGAATGGGCCGGAGAATTTGAAAGTAAAGAACGCGCCACCAAACAATTAATGACAGTTATTCCAATATCATTGATATTGATATTAATCTTATTATATAGCAACTTTGGAAACTTGCGCGACACGATTCTATCGTCAATAACATTGCCTTTTGCTTTTATAGGAGGTTTTCTGTCTATTTGGATCACACAAACCATTTTTGGTATATCTGCAGGTATCGGCCTAATTATATTGTTTGGAGTAAATACCATTAACGCGCTTATTTTGATCACTGTTATGAAAGAATACCTTAAGAAAAATTCCTTATTAGATGCTATTACTAAAGCCGTTCAGTCTAAAATTCGACCTGTATTAATGATAGCTCTAATGGGCTCAATGGGATTACTACCTGCAGCTATGTCAAACAGTATGGGATCTGAAATTCAAAAACCCTTAGCAATAATGATTGTTGGAGGGATGCTGATAAGTTTAGTATTATCGTTTACTGTCATCCCTATTTTGTTTTATTATACCTATCGAAAAATAACTTCTCCCAAATAA
- the czcB_1 gene encoding Cobalt-zinc-cadmium resistance protein CzcB, whose protein sequence is MNKWYIITGIICGMIICFSCKGKVSKIDDSITTVYCLTEELKKTTAIAPVSIQPVHEQITMSGKIEYNENDLLIYRSLLKGTVESVNFELGDYVHKGQVLATLHSEEAQELFQQKRLYETQVEMLKNELQLSNDLLRDGLSVKIDVLKTKHELEMAKISLQKVQQTLAMYRVRKDGYFDIISPQNGYIIQKTINRGQNITPESEPLFSISNLKQVWVMVNIYASNLREIKVGDTVKVRTVAYPDEIYIGKIDKIYNVFDDDEHVLKARVVLDNKNLQLMPGLSADIIVNKRTVLDSALAIPQSAVIFYNDREYIITHKSDCDLKVRHVHKIASNDEYYYVKEVLDPDERVVVTNVLLLFEELKNKA, encoded by the coding sequence ATGAACAAATGGTATATCATAACAGGAATCATCTGCGGGATGATTATATGCTTCTCTTGTAAAGGAAAAGTATCTAAAATAGATGATTCTATCACTACTGTTTATTGCTTAACTGAAGAACTAAAGAAAACAACAGCAATTGCCCCTGTATCCATTCAGCCTGTACATGAACAAATAACTATGTCGGGCAAAATCGAATATAATGAAAACGACTTGCTGATATATCGATCATTACTAAAAGGAACTGTTGAGTCTGTAAACTTCGAACTAGGAGATTACGTTCATAAAGGTCAAGTGTTGGCAACCCTACATTCGGAAGAAGCTCAAGAGCTATTTCAGCAAAAAAGACTCTACGAAACGCAAGTCGAAATGCTAAAAAACGAACTGCAATTATCTAATGATCTTTTGAGAGATGGTTTATCTGTAAAAATCGATGTACTGAAAACAAAGCACGAACTCGAAATGGCAAAAATCTCGTTACAAAAGGTACAACAAACCTTGGCCATGTATCGAGTTAGAAAGGACGGATACTTTGATATTATATCTCCTCAAAATGGGTACATCATTCAGAAAACCATTAATCGAGGGCAAAATATTACACCTGAAAGCGAACCTCTTTTTTCGATTTCTAATTTAAAGCAAGTCTGGGTGATGGTAAATATTTATGCCAGCAATCTAAGAGAAATTAAAGTGGGAGATACAGTGAAAGTAAGAACCGTCGCATATCCTGACGAAATATACATTGGCAAAATCGATAAAATATATAATGTTTTTGATGATGACGAACATGTTTTGAAGGCCCGAGTAGTTCTTGACAATAAAAACCTACAACTCATGCCAGGGCTAAGCGCCGATATCATCGTGAATAAACGAACTGTTCTAGACAGTGCTTTAGCTATTCCTCAAAGTGCTGTTATCTTTTATAACGATAGGGAATATATAATCACCCATAAATCGGATTGTGATTTAAAAGTTCGCCATGTCCATAAAATAGCCAGCAATGATGAATATTATTATGTAAAGGAGGTGTTGGATCCCGACGAAAGAGTTGTAGTAACGAACGTTTTGTTGTTGTTTGAGGAGCTAAAAAATAAGGCATGA
- the sasA_3 gene encoding Adaptive-response sensory-kinase SasA → MKLKQRLSLYAVILFSILIIGVSAIIYFSFAAVMERKEMQGLESKTLLAALYYLEKDELSIGDHENIKSQLLKKISRKNIAIFDSLYHQVYGDMSPTSDIQRQFIDQIRENNSEHFATKDFFYHGIYYQDNQGNFIVIAREPKTEFKTQLQSLFHILWVASAISILIIFFIARYLSKWAYAPIIKITKQIKNRDAQNFHQPIKVEKTYQELQDLVENYNYLVNRISETFSVQKNFIDYVSHELKTPISALLGILEVTGQKARSAQEYQIVLQKSKQYVHDLEDALNNMLLLSGANPSFEFTTTRIDEIIWKVIENAVIHHQAKIEVNMAVEDQSMLELKGNAKLLEIALTNIVENAIKYSHNKPIQFKLLIVDQKLHIYIIDRGIGIPEKDLPNITRNFYRAANAKNHRGKGIGLSLANIIFSLHHIGMAIHNEPEGGTRVTLIF, encoded by the coding sequence ATGAAATTAAAACAACGGCTTTCCTTATATGCAGTTATCTTGTTCAGCATCCTTATTATCGGGGTATCGGCAATTATTTATTTTTCTTTTGCAGCCGTAATGGAACGTAAAGAAATGCAGGGATTGGAAAGCAAAACCTTATTGGCAGCTTTATACTATCTGGAAAAAGACGAATTATCTATTGGAGATCATGAAAACATCAAAAGTCAGCTTTTAAAAAAAATATCACGTAAAAACATTGCCATCTTTGATAGTCTATACCATCAGGTATATGGAGATATGTCTCCCACATCCGACATTCAACGACAGTTTATTGATCAGATCAGAGAGAATAATAGTGAACATTTTGCAACAAAAGATTTTTTTTATCACGGAATATATTATCAAGACAATCAGGGTAATTTCATAGTTATTGCTCGTGAGCCTAAAACAGAGTTTAAAACGCAGCTACAAAGTCTTTTCCATATTTTGTGGGTGGCTTCGGCTATTAGCATCCTTATTATTTTTTTCATCGCCAGATATTTGAGTAAATGGGCTTATGCCCCCATTATTAAAATCACTAAGCAGATTAAAAATCGTGATGCACAAAATTTTCATCAACCCATTAAAGTTGAAAAAACATATCAGGAGTTACAAGACCTAGTAGAAAACTACAACTACCTAGTCAACCGTATATCTGAAACTTTTTCCGTACAAAAGAATTTTATCGACTATGTTTCTCATGAATTAAAAACACCTATATCCGCTTTACTAGGAATACTAGAAGTAACTGGACAAAAAGCACGATCAGCACAGGAATATCAAATTGTATTACAAAAATCAAAACAATACGTACACGATCTCGAAGATGCATTAAACAATATGCTTCTTTTATCAGGTGCAAACCCTTCTTTTGAATTTACTACAACTCGCATAGACGAAATTATATGGAAGGTTATTGAAAACGCAGTTATACATCATCAAGCCAAGATTGAAGTGAATATGGCTGTCGAGGATCAATCGATGCTCGAATTGAAAGGAAATGCTAAACTTTTAGAAATTGCCTTAACAAATATTGTTGAAAACGCTATTAAATACTCTCACAATAAACCTATTCAATTTAAACTTTTGATAGTTGACCAAAAATTACATATTTATATCATCGATCGCGGAATAGGCATACCTGAAAAAGATTTGCCAAATATCACACGCAATTTTTATAGAGCAGCAAATGCCAAAAATCATAGAGGCAAAGGAATTGGCCTCTCATTAGCTAATATTATATTCTCACTACATCATATCGGGATGGCTATTCACAACGAGCCAGAAGGAGGTACTAGGGTTACATTAATTTTCTAA
- the arlR gene encoding Response regulator ArlR: MQILIVEDDRRISDFLVKGLEEVGYVITLCKSGEEVLQQYLSLSFDLMIIDVMLPGIDGIQLVQTIRYKKIFTPILMLSALNSVLDKTTALDSGADDYMTKPFHFDELLARIKALTRRNQYDQLDTSKHIQDFGPIQIDTHQYKVHLNQNPVDLSPREFKLLKYLCDNYGKVVTRQQILNAVWGIHFENPSNVVDVYISYLRNKLESKQKFIHTVKGIGYLFKVE, encoded by the coding sequence ATGCAAATATTGATTGTTGAAGACGACAGAAGGATAAGTGATTTTTTAGTAAAAGGCCTTGAGGAGGTCGGTTATGTAATTACTTTATGCAAATCGGGCGAAGAAGTCCTTCAGCAATATCTTTCTCTGAGTTTCGATTTAATGATTATAGACGTAATGCTGCCCGGTATTGATGGTATTCAATTGGTACAAACTATACGGTATAAGAAAATTTTCACCCCAATTCTTATGCTGAGTGCATTGAATAGTGTGCTAGACAAAACCACCGCCTTAGATAGCGGTGCAGATGATTATATGACCAAACCTTTTCATTTTGATGAATTGCTTGCACGCATAAAAGCACTCACACGAAGAAATCAATACGATCAATTAGACACCTCAAAGCATATACAAGATTTTGGGCCTATTCAAATCGACACTCACCAATATAAGGTGCACTTAAATCAAAACCCAGTCGACTTGTCTCCCCGCGAATTCAAATTACTTAAATATTTATGCGATAATTACGGCAAAGTGGTTACTCGGCAGCAAATTCTAAATGCAGTATGGGGCATTCATTTTGAAAACCCTTCAAACGTTGTAGATGTTTACATTTCTTATCTGAGAAATAAACTCGAATCTAAGCAAAAATTTATCCACACGGTAAAAGGAATAGGCTATCTATTTAAGGTAGAATAA